In Agrobacterium sp. RAC06, a single window of DNA contains:
- a CDS encoding helix-turn-helix transcriptional regulator, translating to MTYLHSMQSEIEGIRALMPPKWRSLDGVVGVHWEAEGHAGANGYYLSPDPRIVFFFNDVSSQIRVADRAEELDRGERGMARAIYVPAGMPMWTKFSSRHRFSHLDLHLHQERLMRYLTPAVGSSAARAIIRQPVELQDPGPLASLATLVVDELSTDGRHPAFAENLVGSIITGLLDLRVSEGRTAAHAGHLTKAQLNRLSGYFANCGGRRLSVREMADVVGLSESWFATVFRQTTEMTPLQWQLSRRIDMARQMLSETEMSIAGISAQLGFSDQAHLTKVFRSITGETPAVWRRKQQHSI from the coding sequence TTGACATATCTCCATTCGATGCAGTCCGAAATCGAGGGTATCCGCGCCCTCATGCCGCCCAAATGGCGTTCCCTCGACGGCGTCGTCGGTGTCCACTGGGAAGCGGAAGGCCATGCAGGGGCAAACGGCTATTATCTCTCGCCGGATCCACGGATCGTCTTCTTCTTCAACGATGTCAGCAGCCAGATCCGGGTGGCGGACCGGGCGGAAGAACTGGACCGGGGCGAGCGGGGCATGGCACGCGCCATCTATGTGCCGGCCGGCATGCCGATGTGGACGAAGTTCAGCAGCCGCCATCGCTTTTCCCACCTCGACCTGCATCTGCATCAGGAACGGCTGATGCGGTATCTGACGCCGGCTGTCGGCTCGTCCGCGGCGCGCGCCATCATCAGGCAACCGGTCGAATTGCAGGATCCCGGTCCCCTGGCCAGCCTCGCCACGCTTGTCGTGGACGAGCTGTCGACGGATGGCAGGCATCCAGCCTTTGCAGAGAACCTGGTAGGCAGCATCATCACCGGACTTCTCGACCTGCGGGTAAGCGAAGGGCGAACTGCTGCGCATGCCGGGCATCTCACCAAGGCGCAACTGAACCGGCTTTCCGGCTATTTCGCCAATTGCGGCGGACGCCGTTTGAGCGTGCGAGAGATGGCCGATGTCGTTGGCCTGTCGGAGAGCTGGTTCGCCACGGTGTTCCGTCAGACCACCGAAATGACGCCGCTCCAATGGCAATTGTCACGCCGGATCGACATGGCGCGGCAGATGCTTTCGGAAACGGAGATGAGCATCGCTGGCATCAGTGCGCAGCTCGGCTTTTCCGACCAGGCGCATCTGACCAAGGTGTTCCGCAGCATCACCGGGGAGACCCCGGCCGTCTGGCGACGCAAACAACAGCATTCGATCTAG
- a CDS encoding iron-siderophore ABC transporter substrate-binding protein — MRINLHHLAPLAAILLSLSGSTVVAAEEAGFPLEISHALGQTTVPEKPHRVATVAWANHEVPLALGIVPVGMAAANFGDDDGDGLLPWVSERLKSLGADAPVLFDEGDGIDFEAVAGTAPDVILAAYSGLSQSDYDTLSQIAPVIAYPQAPWSTDWRETIRFDSAGMGMAPDGEALIADIEQKIAAEVAKYPELNGKRAMFVTHLDATDLSIVNFYTTQDTRVRFFADLGLSMPKSVMQASTTGSFAGSISAEQIDLFDDVDILVTYGDQALIEAMKANPLLSHMPAVKHDAIVTLGRDPLGTAANPTPLSITWVLPAYVEKLADAARKTE, encoded by the coding sequence ATGCGGATCAATTTGCATCACCTGGCGCCTCTTGCGGCCATCTTGCTGTCCCTCTCCGGCTCGACGGTCGTTGCTGCCGAGGAGGCTGGCTTTCCCCTCGAGATCAGCCATGCGCTCGGGCAGACGACCGTTCCCGAAAAACCGCATCGCGTGGCAACTGTGGCTTGGGCCAACCACGAAGTCCCGCTTGCCCTCGGCATCGTTCCGGTCGGCATGGCGGCTGCGAATTTCGGTGATGATGATGGCGACGGGCTGCTGCCCTGGGTTTCGGAGCGTCTTAAGTCCCTTGGGGCCGACGCGCCCGTCCTGTTCGACGAGGGGGATGGCATCGACTTCGAGGCGGTTGCCGGGACGGCACCGGATGTCATCCTTGCCGCCTATTCGGGCTTAAGCCAATCCGACTACGACACCTTGAGCCAGATCGCCCCCGTTATCGCCTATCCGCAGGCCCCGTGGTCGACGGACTGGCGTGAAACGATCCGCTTCGACAGCGCCGGCATGGGCATGGCGCCTGATGGTGAAGCGCTGATTGCCGATATCGAGCAGAAGATCGCAGCCGAGGTCGCCAAGTATCCTGAACTCAACGGCAAGCGGGCGATGTTCGTCACCCATCTCGACGCGACCGACCTCAGCATCGTCAATTTCTATACGACCCAGGACACCCGCGTTCGGTTCTTCGCCGATCTCGGGCTTTCGATGCCGAAAAGCGTGATGCAGGCATCGACGACCGGCAGCTTCGCCGGCTCGATCAGCGCCGAGCAGATCGATCTCTTCGATGACGTCGACATTCTCGTGACCTATGGCGACCAGGCGTTGATCGAGGCCATGAAGGCCAATCCTCTCCTGTCCCACATGCCGGCCGTGAAGCATGACGCCATCGTCACGCTTGGCCGCGATCCCTTGGGCACTGCGGCCAATCCCACCCCACTGTCGATCACCTGGGTGTTGCCCGCCTATGTAGAAAAGCTCGCGGACGCGGCGCGAAAGACGGAATGA
- a CDS encoding TonB-dependent siderophore receptor has protein sequence MIRAISARGATRVSLRHRISILLGCTAFVALVPVFAVAQDADTDGDTTVLQTITVDGAGKADADSKSIVATQSSAVGKMPGEILTTPATVSVVTSREIEQRGADSIEKVVQYTAGVTTDFYGSDDRFDYVTIRGFSPYTYRDGLAIGRTWLGVKEEPYAFERLEILKGANSTGFGVSDPGGAINYVTKTPRSERFGEVYGTVGSFAHKETGFDFGDNLTEDDTLSYRLTGKFQRADGEYDFSENDENFIMGGLTWRPTDMTNLTFVFDHLDRNVTPSGGGHPLHTDFDRDRFFGEPDFNYDSTNRNTYTMLFDHDFGNGLSFNSSARYSNSNRDTGFAYIYDSSGASDLSDTRANRIYSLGSGSSEQFIVDAHLLYETSFDQVESRTLAGVDYNSIESTNESGYLWGAGTPSIDWQNPVYAGLPSAIPLSTRKSNDRSTRAIYLQQDLIFSDRVTASVGLRNDWLDLEETDLGTRVSKSRDYSEFSKRVGLSYKVTEELAAYVSYAESVAPPSTGNEPLYGSQYEVGVKYRPDAFPGLITASIYDLTLENITTSEGPFYLATTVEKVRHRGLDLEAKLEVTPSFGLIAGYSYIDSKIEDTSTASSSVNGKRMSQVPEHMASLWGTYTLPGNGDRGDMTFGAGARFIGSYYFDNANTRKSDGAVVFDASFTYAIKENTSFQLNVSNLFDEKHIANNDGGALYYNPGRVIYATLRQTW, from the coding sequence ATGATCAGAGCCATTTCCGCCCGGGGCGCCACGCGCGTCTCCCTTCGCCATCGCATCAGCATTCTTCTGGGCTGCACGGCATTCGTGGCCCTGGTGCCGGTATTCGCCGTCGCTCAGGACGCCGATACCGATGGCGACACGACCGTTCTACAGACGATCACCGTCGACGGGGCCGGCAAGGCCGACGCGGATTCCAAGTCGATCGTCGCGACCCAATCGAGCGCTGTCGGCAAGATGCCCGGCGAGATCCTGACAACGCCTGCGACCGTTTCCGTCGTTACGTCCAGGGAAATCGAGCAGCGCGGTGCCGACAGCATCGAGAAGGTGGTGCAGTACACGGCCGGCGTGACCACCGATTTCTACGGATCGGACGACCGTTTCGACTACGTCACCATTCGTGGCTTTTCGCCCTACACCTATCGCGACGGTCTCGCCATCGGCCGCACCTGGCTGGGCGTGAAGGAGGAACCCTATGCCTTTGAGAGGCTTGAGATCCTGAAGGGCGCCAATTCGACCGGCTTCGGCGTTTCCGATCCGGGCGGCGCCATCAATTATGTGACGAAGACCCCGCGCAGCGAGCGGTTCGGCGAGGTCTATGGCACGGTCGGATCCTTCGCCCACAAGGAGACGGGCTTCGACTTCGGCGACAATCTGACGGAAGACGACACCCTGTCCTATCGCCTGACCGGAAAGTTCCAGCGGGCCGACGGTGAGTATGATTTCTCGGAGAACGACGAGAACTTCATCATGGGCGGTTTGACCTGGCGTCCCACCGACATGACCAATCTGACATTCGTCTTCGATCACCTCGACCGCAATGTGACCCCGAGCGGTGGTGGCCATCCGCTCCACACGGATTTCGATCGGGACCGGTTCTTCGGGGAGCCCGATTTCAACTACGATTCGACGAACCGCAATACCTATACGATGCTGTTCGACCACGATTTCGGCAACGGCCTGAGTTTCAATTCCAGTGCGCGCTACAGCAATTCCAACCGCGACACCGGCTTTGCCTATATCTATGATTCCAGCGGTGCATCCGACCTGTCGGACACCAGGGCAAACCGTATCTACTCTCTCGGCTCCGGATCAAGCGAGCAGTTCATTGTCGATGCCCATCTGCTGTACGAGACAAGCTTCGATCAGGTGGAGAGCCGCACCCTCGCGGGTGTCGATTACAACAGCATCGAATCCACCAACGAGTCCGGCTATCTCTGGGGCGCAGGTACACCTTCGATCGATTGGCAAAATCCCGTCTACGCAGGTCTGCCGTCGGCGATCCCGCTCTCGACCCGAAAGAGCAACGACCGAAGCACGCGGGCCATCTATCTGCAGCAGGATCTGATCTTCTCGGACCGCGTCACGGCCAGTGTCGGCCTGCGCAACGACTGGCTCGATCTCGAAGAGACCGATCTGGGGACCCGGGTGTCCAAGTCGCGCGACTACAGCGAGTTCAGCAAGCGCGTCGGTCTGAGCTACAAGGTCACCGAGGAACTGGCGGCCTATGTCAGCTACGCCGAGTCCGTCGCACCGCCAAGCACGGGCAACGAGCCTCTCTATGGCTCCCAGTACGAAGTGGGCGTCAAGTATCGTCCCGACGCCTTCCCCGGTCTGATCACCGCCTCGATCTACGACCTGACGCTCGAAAACATCACCACATCCGAGGGACCGTTCTACCTTGCGACCACGGTCGAAAAAGTGCGCCATCGCGGTCTGGATCTCGAAGCAAAGCTGGAGGTCACGCCGAGCTTCGGGCTGATCGCGGGATACAGCTACATCGACTCGAAGATCGAGGATACGAGCACCGCTTCGAGCTCGGTGAACGGCAAGCGCATGTCTCAGGTTCCCGAGCACATGGCCTCGCTCTGGGGTACCTACACGCTCCCAGGCAACGGTGATCGCGGCGACATGACGTTCGGGGCAGGGGCGCGCTTCATCGGCTCCTACTATTTCGATAACGCCAACACCCGCAAATCCGACGGCGCAGTGGTCTTCGATGCGTCCTTCACCTATGCGATCAAGGAGAACACGAGCTTCCAGCTGAATGTCAGCAACCTGTTCGACGAAAAGCACATCGCCAACAACGACGGCGGTGCCCTCTACTACAATCCCGGACGCGTCATCTACGCGACCCTTCGCCAGACCTGGTGA
- a CDS encoding FecCD family ABC transporter permease codes for MVATNRKRRTRRRLAMLVLVVILILAGFTLTLMAGRTFTPFGDVIRVLSGEEVTGADFTVGQLRLPRALLAIAAGMSFGLGGAAFQTLLRNPLASPDIIGITSGASAAAVFAIVVLSISGPVVSLLAVGAGLAIALLVHGLASKNGVAGPRLILVGIGVSAMLESMIAYILSRAPAFSLQEAMRWLTGSLNGAKLDQALPLIVALCVLGSMLLTKARDLDVMRAGDDTATALGVKVASTKFLVIVCAVGLIATATAVTGPIAFVAFLAGPIASGVFGRRSSIILPAAVVGALLVLAADFVGQFLLPSRYPVGVVTGALGAPYLITLIIRSNRRGAAT; via the coding sequence ATGGTTGCGACAAACCGCAAGCGCCGAACGCGCCGGCGGCTGGCCATGCTGGTCCTCGTTGTGATCCTCATTCTTGCCGGCTTCACGCTGACGCTCATGGCCGGCCGAACCTTCACGCCGTTTGGAGACGTCATCCGCGTCCTCAGCGGCGAAGAGGTTACCGGGGCGGATTTCACGGTGGGGCAGCTGCGCCTGCCGCGTGCCCTGCTCGCCATTGCGGCCGGCATGAGTTTCGGCCTCGGGGGAGCGGCCTTCCAGACGCTATTGCGCAATCCTCTCGCCAGCCCCGACATCATCGGCATCACCTCGGGCGCGAGTGCGGCGGCGGTGTTTGCCATCGTGGTGCTTTCAATCAGCGGGCCTGTCGTCTCTCTTCTGGCCGTAGGAGCGGGCCTTGCGATCGCGCTTCTGGTGCATGGCCTCGCCTCGAAAAACGGCGTTGCCGGTCCGAGGCTGATCCTTGTCGGGATCGGCGTCTCTGCCATGCTCGAAAGCATGATTGCCTACATCCTGTCGCGCGCTCCCGCCTTCAGCCTGCAGGAAGCGATGCGCTGGCTGACCGGCAGCCTCAACGGCGCCAAGCTGGATCAGGCCCTTCCGCTGATTGTCGCGCTTTGTGTGCTGGGCAGCATGCTTCTGACCAAGGCGCGCGATCTCGATGTCATGCGGGCCGGCGACGATACGGCAACCGCGCTCGGTGTAAAGGTTGCCTCGACCAAATTCCTGGTCATCGTCTGCGCCGTCGGACTGATCGCCACCGCAACCGCGGTCACGGGCCCTATCGCCTTCGTCGCCTTTCTCGCAGGCCCGATCGCGAGCGGTGTCTTCGGGCGGCGCAGTTCGATCATTCTGCCGGCCGCCGTGGTCGGCGCCTTGCTGGTCCTCGCGGCAGATTTCGTCGGCCAGTTTCTCTTGCCGAGCCGTTACCCGGTCGGCGTGGTGACCGGGGCGCTCGGGGCGCCATACCTCATCACCCTGATCATCAGGAGCAACCGTCGGGGAGCTGCGACATGA
- a CDS encoding FecCD family ABC transporter permease — translation MIFARSLSSAHRPSLAKTAKGSLVWLAAAIGVSIGVALLSLTIGTRDVPLSEVLAALSGDVSTLDRAAVATRVPRTVLALLAGAALGLAGAVMQGVTRNPLADPGILGVNVGASLAVVVGVAWFGISSAHAFIWIAIAGAGATAVFVYVIGSMGRGGATPLKLALAGTATAIAFSSLVIAVVLPRADIAGGIRSWQIGGVGGATFERMEHIYPFLLVGFLLCLLSARRLNALALGDELAAGLGERVAVARGMATLGAVVLCGATTAVCGPIGFVGLVVPHACRLLVGVDHRWLLPFSAIGGAILLTASDILGRLAARPSELEVGVVTALIGAPVFIFIVRRQKVRDL, via the coding sequence ATGATTTTTGCTCGCTCCCTTTCGTCCGCCCATCGGCCGTCTCTTGCGAAGACGGCCAAGGGCAGCCTGGTTTGGCTGGCCGCGGCAATCGGGGTCAGCATCGGCGTCGCCTTGCTGTCCCTCACCATCGGCACCCGCGATGTACCCCTGTCGGAGGTGCTGGCGGCCCTGTCCGGGGACGTCTCGACGCTTGACCGCGCCGCAGTTGCGACCCGTGTGCCGCGCACCGTTCTGGCACTGCTCGCCGGTGCGGCCCTTGGCCTTGCCGGCGCCGTCATGCAGGGTGTGACGCGCAATCCGCTCGCCGATCCCGGCATCCTCGGCGTCAATGTCGGCGCATCGCTTGCCGTTGTGGTCGGAGTGGCGTGGTTCGGCATCAGCTCGGCCCATGCCTTCATCTGGATTGCCATCGCGGGTGCCGGCGCTACGGCCGTCTTCGTCTATGTCATCGGTTCGATGGGACGCGGTGGCGCAACGCCGCTGAAGCTCGCCCTTGCCGGTACGGCAACCGCGATCGCCTTTTCATCGCTGGTGATTGCCGTCGTCTTGCCGCGTGCAGACATTGCCGGCGGCATCCGCTCCTGGCAGATCGGCGGCGTCGGGGGCGCCACCTTCGAGCGGATGGAGCACATCTATCCGTTTCTTCTGGTCGGGTTTCTGCTGTGCCTGCTTTCAGCGCGACGCCTCAATGCTCTGGCGCTCGGTGACGAACTTGCCGCGGGGCTTGGCGAGCGCGTGGCAGTGGCACGAGGTATGGCAACGCTCGGTGCCGTTGTGCTATGTGGCGCGACGACAGCCGTCTGCGGCCCAATCGGTTTCGTCGGCCTCGTTGTCCCGCATGCCTGCCGGCTGCTGGTTGGCGTGGATCATCGCTGGCTTCTGCCATTCTCGGCCATAGGCGGGGCCATCCTGCTGACGGCGAGTGATATTCTCGGTCGCCTTGCGGCACGCCCGTCCGAACTCGAGGTCGGCGTCGTGACCGCCCTTATCGGCGCGCCGGTCTTCATCTTCATCGTTCGTCGGCAGAAGGTGAGAGATCTGTGA